A segment of the Fusarium oxysporum f. sp. lycopersici 4287 chromosome 4, whole genome shotgun sequence genome:
GGAAGGAGGTGAATCAGATAAGATGTACACCTAAGAAGGCCTTTCATGTGATGATGGGCCTGTGGCTTGTTGAATACATAATTTGTAGCCTAGGGCGAGATATCCAAGCAAACTTTTGAATGGTCCGTCCAGAGGGGAACCATAGACAAGCTTGAAAGTCTAAAGGTCTTCCTTCTGGCAAATGGCCCAGGGTCGATTGGCTGAATAGGACTGATGTGAAGTATTGCGGTCTGACAGTCAGAGGAGAAGTCATTGAACTCGTACCGGAAGTCAGACAACTGAATTCTCACAGGCCCGGAGGACCCAAACTAATACGAAAGAGGGGGTGCCCGGGCTGGACCGAAGTCCATGTGGGCTTGTCGTGGTCGGCCATACCGGGAATCCCTGCCGCCCGTGGCTCACTTTGCTCACGTCATAAGTCGCTGTAGGAGCTCGAGCCGCTCAATAAACTTGGTGAGCATCTCGATTCCCCTCTTCGCCGCATGGCGAAGGTGATCAATGGTCACCCACCGGTAAAAATCACCGGGGGCATTAGGGAAGATACTCAACCAAAGTATGGCAGCGATGACAGTGCAGCAAACGGCCGGCGGCAGAAGAGGATTCTCGTGCCAGGGTATGGGAGAAGGAGTCTACTGAAATGTTAGAATGCTACTAAACGAGAGATGCAGCAGATAACACCTACAGGCATGATTCGGGCGTGTCGCTAAAGATAAATAGGGACGCTGGGGAAGAGCCTGGATCcgacaaagaagaagaaaagaaaagaagagaagagatcCAGGCTCACAGAACATCTTGAAATACCCAGCATCGTTCCAAACGAGGGCGACTTCCCTTTTAGAGCAACTTCCATTAATATTGCGCAATTGAGACAGCAGGAACACACTATATCAAGTAGATAGGGTAAGAGACACAAGAGAATTCGTCCATGGGAAGTGGCTACCAGTTAAAGGAATGGTAGAAGAAAGTGCAATCCAGTAATTGGTACCTGGAAATCCAATAATCACCCATGGACTTGACCTTGCCGCTTGGTTCATTCATGGTTCGCCTCGCCATAGCCATACAGGTAGAGTAAAACCCAGATATCAGCGGTGCCCTTTCGTAGACTGACCTCACGACTAGTCGAGGGTGTGGCTTGACTACTAAAATGTGCTTGTCAATTATGAGCAACGTCACTTTCTTCGGGTATTTGCAGCGATCTGGGACCGCCTTCGTCGCAGGGCCATGTAGGCCCGGAGAGACAGACATGGTCTTCTCTCCACCAACTACCCACACAACAGCCCAAGATATAAAAAGTACGGCGAAATTTTTATGCCTTACAATTCCTTGCACACATTTCTAGGGCTCTAAGTCTCATGATTTCTCATCCTTTGCTCTTTGAgtttaaaaaagaaaaagaccAGAGCGCAAGAACATAGAGTAATCTACTGTATATGGCATTttataagtaagatataaACAACAAAGAAATAATTTATTCTTCCTTAGCGGCCATTGGTAGTACCTTGAGATAATGTGTACGAAGCTATTCCTACTTACCTTACCTAGCAGGTAGATTAGTACTTATCTAGGCCAAAGAACACATGTGTACAAATACACTCGATGTAGCAGTTTGTTGGCATCAGATACCTACTTAGCtataaagctataaattAAGTTTCACATATATCCAACTTCATAGTCTTACAAACATTTACCCATCATTCAGAGTCTCCATGCTCAAAGTTCAGCTCGATTTGTGCGATCCTCGGATCGACCATCTCTCTCGTTGTAAAAGTGCTTCTTTGCAATCAGCCCCTTCATGCGTCCCAGGCGACTCATAAGACTGGCATCGTAAGGAGGTCCCTGCATCATGGCCATAACAAAGGGTCCCTGAGCACCCCAAGTACAGCTATGCAAGTGATCTGAGATCTGCTCAACCAACCCCTCGAGATCACCGAGCTGTTCGTTCGGGAACAAACCAACTGGTTTCATCTCGTCAAGAGCGTCAAAGGCGGATGTAGCATCGCCGTAGCGCTTCCAGTGGATTTCAGCGAGTTTGATGAAAAAGGTGGTTGACACGCCAAGAACGTAGGACGAGAGGCCGAGTTCCTTGACTCGTGGGAGGATGTTGAATGCGAGGATAGATGATCTGGCAAATGCGTTGTCGAAGAGATCGAGCCCGTATATGAGATACTGAGGGTACAGATGTCCGTGGATATCCATAACAGGCTTCTCCCCTTCTGCCTTCTCTGCTTTCTCGGCCTTCAATTTTTCAGCTTCCTCCTTCGCAATTTGCTCTTTGGATTTTCGGCCCCTCTTGACCACTGTGTCTTTCTGGACAATACCCAGCTTCTCAGGCAAGGAGAATACCTCTTCCTCCATGACATTCCAAAGCTCAATGTCAGTTTCACAAGCCTTCATGAGATCCTGcactctcttcttctctttctcccTAATCTGCTCATACTTTGCCCACTCACgcatctgcttcttctccgcctGGTCAAGCTCAGCCAAGCTGTAAAGATTAGGGCGCTTCGGTGCAAGTTCGAATTTGCCCAGAGCGTTCTCGGCAGCTCTTCGAAGAGATGCTGGGTAACGCTTGAGGAAGTCATCGCTGAAATTCGAGTTGTGGGCCTTTTCTACAAGTGTGTTTCCTCCACGTGCCGCATCTGGTCGTTGTTGGTTTGGTGGTGAACTTGTAGGTTGAGTTTGGCCAGACTGAGAAGGCTTTTTGTTTTTGGCTAAGCGGCCTTGAGCAATATCGTCGAAAATTCCTTTGAAAATTTCTGTTTCCGTCGGCGTCAAAGTTCCTTGTCGTTCAATCTCAGTTTCGTTTGCACTTGTTGTCTCCTCGTCGTCAAACTCGAAAGGAATCTCAGAATTATCGGCTTTTCTAAGTCGTGTTGTCGAAGTCGCCACTCCAGCTCTTTGAGTGAAAATAATGCTCGCAGGGCGTCTACAAGCGAGTTGCAGTGTCCTTGTTTGATACAAGAACGGTAAAAGATTTCGAGacatttttttttttgttgtGTTCAAGGACTAGCTAAAACCTTCAATTTTCACATGAGATTTTCAGAGGCTGAAAATTGATACTGGTTGAGAGTAGTTAGTGGTCGGCTGAATCTCGGATGCAGAACGCGAAGGCACCACCGCGTGACTTCGCGCCAAATTCAATTAATGAGTCGCGCTTTGGTTTGCGCCCTTCACGTCACAATTCACGATCCTCCCACTTTTGCCGTTTGCGCAAAACAGCACAACCACTCGAATTTTTTGCTCTGGGGAGGCTATTACAAGGCCATACTTGTCACATTTGCTTCACGGACCGTTGTTCAAACTTACTTTTCGTGCCCCTCATTCACCGTGACCATGCCTCCTAAGAAAAGCGTCGACTCGCCCATGAGCGCCTTCGAGCGCAGGCGACAAGAGAATATGGCGTCAAACCAGAAGATTTTAGCCGATGTCGCCGTAGTCGCTAAGAAAGTTATGCCGACACCCCCAAAGAAGTCAACGCCAACCCGATCGAAGACCCGGACACCTGCGAAACGGGAGCCTGCGATGCCGACTCGGCAGTCCTCACGACTCGCTGGTCTCGATGCAGACAACGATACACTAAAGCGAAAACTGGCTGTCGAAGCCGAACATGTCGCAGCGGAGGCGAAAGCTAAAAGGTTGAGAGTAAATGGAGACTTGAAACTCGGCGATATCGCCGTTGAGGGCAAGAAGTATCTCGCTGGTGTGGACGGGTTTAAGGGCCTCGTCCGTGGTGCGCAGCCCGGAGTCCGAACGTTCACggaggaagatatcaaggAAACCACCGACAAGGATTTGAAGGAGCTGCGAAAGCGTATGGGTGGTTTGAAGTTATACGAGCACTGGGCTCCCAATGGTAAGTAGTGTCTCGCACAAGCGAGAAGCATGTCACTAACTACTGGAACACAGACATCAAGATCACACCCCAACGTGTTTATGCTCTCGGCCTTCACCCCACCGAGTCGAAACCGCTTATCTTTGCTGGTGATAAAGAAGGTAACATGGGCATATTTGACGCTTCGCAGTCTGCTCCTGAAGTcagcgatgaagacgaagatacATCTGTGCCTGATCCTTCCATATCTGCGTTCAAGATACACAGTCGTACGATTACTTCATTCGTTTTCTCTCAGCAAGATAACAACTCTGTTTACACGTCTTCATACGACTCGTCAATCCGGCGACTGGACTTGAACAAAGGAGAGTCCTACCAGGTATGGGCGCCATCAGATCACAATGAGGATCTGCCCATTTCAGCTCTTGACATGGCGGAGTCGAACCCCCATATGTTGTACTTTTCTACACTCGAAGGCGGTGTCGGCCAGTACGACACTCGAACCTCCGATGACGCCGAAATTTGGACACTTTCGGACCAGAAGATTGGTGGATTCTCTTTGCATCCGCTCCAACCTCACTTGCTCGCGACTGCATCGTTAGACCGCACACTTAAAATTTGGGATCTTCGCAAGATCACTGGCAAAGGGGATCTCAGACATCCTGCCCTCCTTGGAGAACATGGATCGAGGCTGTCTGTATCGCACGCATCTTGGAGTCCTGGTGGCCATATTGCGACTAGCTCATATGACGATACTATTAAGATTTACAACTTCCCTGACGCTTCATCTTGGAAACCTGGCCAGGACATAAGCATTGAACCTACCCATCAAGTACGCCACAACAATCAGACTGGTCGTTGGGTGACTATTCTGAAGCCCCAATGGCAGAAGCGGCCTCACGATGGAATTCAGAAGTTTGTCATTGGCAACATGAATCGTTTTGTGGATGTTTTTGCTTCAGATGGTAGCCAACTGGCTCAGCTTGATGGAGATGGTATCACTGCAGTACCAGCCGTTGCACACTTCCACCCATCTCGCGATTGGGTCGCTGGTGCGACGTCCAGTGGTAAGCTTTGTTTCTGGCAGTGAGCCTCGGATTACCGGTTTCAAAAAGGGGTGCATGGAATCATCAGCATTTAAGCGGGAGTTTTGGTTTGCTATATCTCGCGAATAATGGATCAGGTTGTCGGCAATGGCGGAACGGAATACGCGTTTGTTGGAGTAGTGTAAATTACGAATGTCCGAGTACGAGAGTCGAGGACTATCAGACCCTTGATTTAAACAATTGCTTTTATGTACATAGAGGCTGAGTCGATCACGTTTTAGCGTTTGTGTGGACTCTGCTGCTCCTAGCCACTCAAGATTTCGCTCCAAAGTGAATGACAAGCCATGGCGTTCCTCTGACTCAGGCACCGAAACTTATCGCATGGACGTTCATTATGACGTGGATTCACAAACAGCTGATCTCTCTCTTCCCTGAGTGAGGGCCTTTATGGTCAGCATGGCAAGGGCACTATTCACATCATCTGTGCTTGTTTTCCCACTTGACCAATGCTTGCATGTGATCGATTCACGGTGTTGAAGGATGAGCCGCCCGATTGGCGTCATTCCTTATCGATAACGGTGCCAGCCAATCATGAACAATTCAGGAATCACAAGAGTGGATAGAACACAACGGTTCCATTGTTTCCCCAGGGTATTTCCACCGCTGAGAAGGTCAGGTCCACTAGCCGTCCCCTAAAACCCCACTGGAGATTCAGGCAGATTGACCTAACAGCCTAGGCAGCGTCAGCCCCAGGGTCAGGTTCCTTCTTGATCAGGAATGCCGTGATCCTTATCTTGATCCATGCTTCGGTCGTTTCCTTGCGATCCGAATGTTTGTTTCCTCCAACTTCTCTTTATGTTTGTTTTTGTTCTCCCCAACAATAACATTCGTACCGTAGCGTAACACTCACACAAGCGAATCTTCACGAACCCCGATACGCGCAGTGGATGGCATCAACTTCGAGTCGTATTGTTTCCCCACGATAGCATAGCGTTGGATGTTTGCGGCGCAAACCGGGTCCATATCCACGACTGCATGACCACTCGCATCCCGTCCTCGGACCGTGCCTAGAATTTAACGCTCGATCTAATTAGACTTTGCACAAGAAATATTGAGGCGACACGTTCGTGGACCATCCCATCCTTCCGATCGCAATAGTACCACGACTGTGAGCGCTCGTTGACCTTTGCCCCGCTCGACTTGACCggccatcatggcttctcaagCTGATGATGCTCCGGCCCAAGCCAGCATTGGCGCGGGGGACATCAAGGAGCATGTCCACGAGGAACTCCATCGAAGGAAGCGACAAAACTCCACCGCGACCGTGTTTCCCGAGCCTCTACGAGAAAGCGATgccgaagacgaagaagaggatgacaCTACACAAGGGCCACCGATGTTCATGAACATGAACCAGAGCATATTCGGTCTTATTGCGACTGCTAGCTCTCGTGTCGACTTTAATGATCGATTCGATGGAATGAGTAGTGACGAAGAGGGTGaaggatcatcatcacaacaTAGCCGTGACCATATTGCACAAACATCGATCCTACAACCAGGAGGCAACGGAAAGGACAAAGGACACAGAAGGAAAAGGCTTTCGGAGCATAAGTTGTTGCGATCGCTACCTGCGTTGCCAAAACTTCGTTCCCGGCATAAATCCCAACCATCTCGACTATCTGCTCCGGTTGAGACTGCTGATGAATCTGACGTGGAAGACAACGGCACTTTGTCGCCTGCGCCAGCTCTTACCCTGACACGCCAAGATACGCAAGGTGTCATG
Coding sequences within it:
- a CDS encoding WD repeat-containing protein, with product MPPKKSVDSPMSAFERRRQENMASNQKILADVAVVAKKVMPTPPKKSTPTRSKTRTPAKREPAMPTRQSSRLAGLDADNDTLKRKLAVEAEHVAAEAKAKRLRVNGDLKLGDIAVEGKKYLAGVDGFKGLVRGAQPGVRTFTEEDIKETTDKDLKELRKRMGGLKLYEHWAPNDIKITPQRVYALGLHPTESKPLIFAGDKEGNMGIFDASQSAPEVSDEDEDTSVPDPSISAFKIHSRTITSFVFSQQDNNSVYTSSYDSSIRRLDLNKGESYQVWAPSDHNEDLPISALDMAESNPHMLYFSTLEGGVGQYDTRTSDDAEIWTLSDQKIGGFSLHPLQPHLLATASLDRTLKIWDLRKITGKGDLRHPALLGEHGSRLSVSHASWSPGGHIATSSYDDTIKIYNFPDASSWKPGQDISIEPTHQVRHNNQTGRWVTILKPQWQKRPHDGIQKFVIGNMNRFVDVFASDGSQLAQLDGDGITAVPAVAHFHPSRDWVAGATSSGKLCFWQ